The following are encoded in a window of Salinibacter ruber DSM 13855 genomic DNA:
- a CDS encoding xylulokinase → MLLGYDIGSSAIKAALLDPDTGNTVASARAPSDHEMSMDAPRPGWAEQPPARWWRHMQAATDALRSRPDADLQAVQAIGITYQMHGLVLVDENHEALRPAIIWADSRAVDIGREAFGALGTDWCLRHLLNSPGNFTAAKLAWVQRNEPDVYDRVHKAMLPGDYLALRLTGTVRTTPSGLSEGTLWDVQRQGLAVDLLDYFDLDPGLWPAPVPTFSEQGTVTSTAAATVGVPSGIPVAYRAGDQPNNAFSLNVLGPGELAATAGTSGVIYGVGDTPAYDPQSRVNTFLHVNHEPEARPRYGTLMCVNGTGILNRWLRGTLAGANGLSYQEMNAEAAQAPIGAEGLTVLPFGNGAERTLGNRDLGASVHGLNFNVHDRSHLLRAAQEGIVFALRYGLDIMRDMGLSAETIRAGHGNMFRSPLFATAFATLTDTTVELLRTDGAEGAARGAGVGTGLYAAPSDAFGGLEPVTTVPPNPEQAPAYAEAYARWTDTLAHQLNRPT, encoded by the coding sequence ATGCTTCTCGGCTACGACATCGGCAGCTCGGCGATCAAGGCCGCCCTGCTGGATCCCGACACCGGCAACACGGTGGCCTCCGCCCGCGCCCCGTCGGACCACGAGATGAGCATGGACGCCCCGCGCCCCGGCTGGGCCGAGCAGCCGCCCGCCCGCTGGTGGCGCCACATGCAGGCCGCCACGGACGCGCTCCGATCGAGGCCCGACGCCGACCTTCAGGCCGTGCAGGCGATCGGGATCACCTACCAAATGCACGGGCTCGTGCTCGTCGATGAGAATCACGAGGCGCTCCGTCCGGCCATCATCTGGGCCGACAGTCGGGCGGTGGACATTGGGAGGGAGGCCTTCGGGGCGCTCGGCACGGACTGGTGCCTGCGCCACCTCCTCAACAGCCCCGGCAACTTTACGGCCGCCAAGCTGGCCTGGGTGCAGCGGAACGAGCCGGACGTGTACGACCGGGTTCACAAGGCCATGCTGCCCGGCGATTACCTCGCCCTTAGGCTGACCGGCACCGTCCGCACGACCCCGTCGGGCCTCTCCGAGGGCACGCTCTGGGACGTCCAGCGGCAGGGCCTGGCCGTCGACCTGCTCGACTACTTCGACCTCGACCCGGGCCTCTGGCCGGCTCCCGTCCCGACCTTTTCCGAGCAGGGCACCGTCACCTCCACCGCCGCCGCAACCGTGGGCGTGCCGAGCGGCATTCCCGTGGCCTACCGGGCGGGCGACCAGCCCAACAACGCGTTTTCGCTGAACGTGCTGGGGCCCGGCGAGCTGGCCGCCACCGCCGGCACGTCCGGGGTCATTTACGGCGTCGGCGACACGCCGGCCTACGACCCGCAGTCTCGCGTCAACACCTTCCTCCACGTCAACCACGAGCCCGAGGCGCGTCCCCGCTACGGCACCCTCATGTGCGTGAACGGGACCGGCATCCTGAACCGGTGGCTGCGCGGGACCCTCGCCGGCGCCAACGGCCTCTCCTACCAGGAGATGAACGCGGAGGCCGCCCAGGCCCCCATCGGGGCCGAGGGGCTCACCGTGCTCCCCTTCGGCAACGGGGCGGAGCGCACCTTGGGCAACCGCGACCTCGGGGCGTCGGTGCACGGGCTCAACTTCAACGTCCACGACCGGTCGCACCTGCTCCGCGCCGCGCAGGAGGGCATTGTCTTCGCCCTGCGCTACGGCCTCGACATCATGCGCGACATGGGCCTCTCCGCCGAGACGATTCGGGCCGGCCACGGCAACATGTTTCGCAGCCCGCTCTTCGCCACCGCCTTCGCCACCCTCACGGACACGACCGTCGAGCTGCTTCGCACCGACGGGGCCGAAGGGGCCGCCCGCGGGGCCGGGGTGGGGACCGGCCTCTATGCCGCCCCGAGCGATGCCTTCGGGGGCCTGGAGCCCGTGACGACGGTGCCCCCAAACCCCGAACAGGCCCCGGCCTACGCGGAGGCGTACGCCCGCTGGACCGACACGCTCGCTCACCAACTCAACCGCCCAACCTGA
- a CDS encoding TRAP transporter small permease subunit, with product MDRWLRWARRIDRLNDRIGRLLYWLTLAMVGVGAFNALARYLGKYTGLGLSSNMWIEMQWYLFSLVFLLGAAYTLEYDDHVRVDVLYSRLSRRGRAWVDILGTLCFLLPFCGLVLWMSIPFVSNSWAILEGSPDPGGLPRYPIKTVIPLALLLVMAQGVALIIRKVAVLRGHEVTDPVDRESRPRAG from the coding sequence ATGGACCGCTGGCTTCGGTGGGCCCGCCGCATCGACCGCCTGAACGACCGGATCGGCCGTCTGCTCTACTGGCTGACCCTCGCGATGGTGGGGGTCGGTGCGTTCAATGCCCTGGCCCGCTACCTTGGCAAGTACACGGGCCTTGGGCTGAGCTCCAACATGTGGATCGAGATGCAGTGGTACCTCTTTAGCCTCGTCTTTCTGCTAGGGGCGGCCTACACGCTGGAGTACGACGACCACGTGCGGGTCGACGTGCTGTACAGTCGGCTCTCACGCAGGGGCCGGGCGTGGGTCGACATCCTGGGCACGCTGTGCTTCCTCCTGCCGTTCTGCGGGCTGGTGCTGTGGATGTCGATTCCGTTCGTGAGCAATTCGTGGGCCATCCTGGAGGGGTCGCCCGACCCCGGCGGCCTGCCCCGCTACCCCATCAAGACCGTCATCCCGCTGGCGCTCCTGCTCGTGATGGCGCAGGGCGTGGCCCTCATTATTCGGAAGGTGGCGGTGCTCCGCGGACACGAGGTGACGGACCCGGTGGACCGCGAGTCCCGACCGCGTGCGGGGTGA
- a CDS encoding sulfurtransferase, whose product MSTYANPDVLVSTDWAADRLDDPEVRFVEVDVDTSAYEEGHVPGAVGWNWETQLADTQTRDLASKEDFQSLLRSSGIDDDTTIVLYGDNDNWFAAWAFWQLTYYGHEDTKVLDGGRKKWLAEDRPLSTEAPDYEAGNWSASAPDNSIRAFSGYVQQTLDRDDVELVDVRSPEEFSGEKLGPDGLNEGAQRGGHIPGAHNISWSEAVNEDGTFKSAEELKEIYEERGITPDKETIAYCRIGERSSHSWFVLSQLLGHPRVRNYDGSWTEWGNLVGVPIETGADPVAA is encoded by the coding sequence ATGAGTACCTACGCGAATCCCGATGTTCTCGTCTCCACCGACTGGGCCGCCGATCGCCTCGACGATCCCGAGGTGCGGTTTGTCGAGGTGGACGTCGACACCTCCGCCTACGAGGAGGGCCACGTGCCCGGCGCCGTGGGCTGGAACTGGGAAACACAGCTGGCCGACACGCAGACGCGTGACCTGGCGTCGAAAGAAGACTTCCAGTCGCTGCTGCGCAGCTCGGGCATCGACGACGACACGACGATCGTCCTCTATGGCGACAACGACAACTGGTTTGCCGCCTGGGCCTTCTGGCAGCTCACGTACTACGGCCACGAGGACACGAAAGTCCTAGACGGCGGCCGCAAGAAGTGGCTGGCCGAGGACCGCCCCCTGAGCACCGAGGCCCCGGACTACGAGGCGGGCAACTGGTCGGCCTCGGCCCCCGACAATTCCATCCGTGCCTTCTCCGGGTACGTCCAGCAGACGCTCGACCGCGACGACGTGGAGCTGGTCGACGTGCGCTCCCCGGAAGAGTTTAGCGGTGAGAAGCTGGGGCCGGACGGCCTGAACGAGGGCGCGCAGCGCGGCGGCCACATTCCCGGCGCCCACAACATCAGTTGGAGCGAGGCCGTGAACGAGGACGGCACCTTCAAGAGCGCCGAGGAGCTGAAAGAGATCTACGAGGAGCGGGGCATCACGCCCGACAAAGAGACCATTGCCTACTGCCGCATTGGCGAGCGGTCGAGCCACAGCTGGTTCGTCCTCTCGCAGCTGCTCGGGCACCCGCGCGTCCGGAACTACGACGGCTCGTGGACCGAGTGGGGCAACCTCGTGGGCGTACCCATCGAGACCGGGGCCGACCCTGTGGCCGCTTAA
- a CDS encoding AAA family ATPase, translating into MPDLFDEQAEQARQERAPLADRMRPRTLDEFVGQEHFIGEGKLLRRAIEADRVTSVLFCGPPGTGKTTLARIIARTTEAHFTSLNAVLSGVTDLREAIQKAKNRLKHHQTRTILFIDEVHRFNTAQQDALLPHVEDGTVTFIGATTENPYFEVNDALVSRSRVFELEPLEEEHLRQVAAMALTDAERGYGDRDVEITEEALDHLIGTANGDARSVLNALELAVETTAPDAEGTVYIDLDVAEDSIQQRAVLYDKEGDAHFDTISAFIKSLRGSDPDAALYWLARMLYAGEEPRFILRRMLIFAAEDVGLADPQALQVAQSAAEGFDYVGMPEGQFLIAECCLYLATAPKSNSTFAYFDALDHVREEQTDDIPQHLKDPSRDQDGLGHGEGYKYPHAYREHYTPQQYLPNEMQGTYFYDPSGEGYEEQVANRLAQWRERDFDEDVVKRAHQYADDEA; encoded by the coding sequence ATGCCCGATCTCTTCGACGAACAGGCCGAGCAGGCCCGCCAGGAGCGTGCCCCCTTGGCCGACCGCATGCGCCCCCGCACGCTCGACGAGTTCGTGGGACAGGAGCACTTCATCGGGGAGGGGAAGCTGCTGCGCCGGGCCATCGAGGCGGATCGGGTGACCTCCGTCCTCTTCTGCGGCCCGCCCGGCACGGGCAAGACGACCCTTGCACGCATCATTGCCCGGACGACCGAGGCGCACTTCACCTCGCTCAACGCGGTGCTGAGCGGCGTCACCGACCTCCGGGAGGCGATCCAGAAGGCGAAGAACCGCCTCAAGCACCACCAGACGCGCACCATCCTCTTCATCGACGAGGTGCACCGTTTCAATACGGCCCAGCAGGACGCGCTGCTGCCGCACGTGGAGGACGGCACCGTCACCTTCATCGGCGCCACGACCGAGAACCCCTACTTCGAGGTCAACGACGCACTGGTGAGCCGCTCGCGCGTCTTTGAGCTGGAGCCGCTTGAAGAAGAACACCTCCGTCAGGTGGCGGCCATGGCGCTGACCGACGCGGAGCGCGGCTACGGCGACCGCGATGTGGAAATTACCGAAGAGGCGCTCGACCACCTCATTGGCACGGCCAACGGCGACGCCCGCTCGGTGCTCAACGCCCTGGAGCTGGCCGTCGAAACCACCGCGCCGGACGCCGAAGGGACCGTCTACATCGACCTCGACGTGGCGGAGGACTCGATCCAGCAACGGGCCGTGCTCTACGACAAGGAGGGCGATGCGCACTTCGACACCATCAGCGCCTTCATCAAGAGCCTGCGCGGGTCCGACCCCGACGCGGCGCTCTACTGGCTCGCCCGGATGCTGTACGCGGGGGAGGAGCCGCGCTTCATCCTGCGGCGGATGCTCATCTTCGCCGCCGAGGACGTGGGGCTGGCCGATCCCCAGGCGCTCCAGGTGGCGCAGAGTGCGGCGGAAGGGTTTGACTACGTGGGCATGCCGGAGGGGCAGTTCCTGATCGCCGAGTGCTGTCTCTACCTGGCCACGGCCCCGAAGAGCAACAGCACTTTTGCCTACTTCGACGCGCTCGACCACGTCCGCGAGGAGCAGACCGACGACATCCCGCAGCACCTAAAGGACCCGAGCCGCGACCAGGACGGCCTGGGCCACGGCGAGGGCTACAAGTATCCCCACGCGTACCGCGAGCACTACACGCCGCAGCAGTACCTGCCCAACGAAATGCAGGGCACCTACTTCTATGATCCGAGCGGAGAGGGGTACGAGGAGCAGGTCGCCAACCGGCTGGCGCAGTGGCGGGAGCGCGACTTCGACGAGGACGTGGTGAAACGGGCGCACCAGTACGCCGACGACGAAGCGTAA
- a CDS encoding DUF819 domain-containing protein: MFASPLVSEPMAIIALFSAILGIVFWLDSFEVFEPAFKYLPPVIWAYFVPMLCTTVGLTPAESPVYDWMSAYLLPFSLFLLMVTVDLKAILRLGPMALFMMCAGTLGIIVGGPVVFALFGPFFEDPVAWKGFAALSGSWIGGTANMVAMKQSFGTPDSTLGPLLVVDVVAGYGWMGVLIFLSAYQAHFDDWIQADTSAMDRLNEKMKNMEDQLRPVTLRDLALMIGLALAATVAAKTIGATMPEIGTADATVISTDTWAILLVVTGGLLLSFTPLQEMENAGASRLGYFALYLLLTSIGAKADLAAVLDVPLYLLAGVLWILIHIAFLLAAARMVKAPLFFVATGSMANVGGAASAPIVAGVYLPAMAPVGLLMGVAGYILGIYAALGCGWLIGLVAV; this comes from the coding sequence GTGTTTGCCTCCCCCCTTGTCTCCGAGCCGATGGCGATCATCGCGCTCTTCAGTGCCATCCTCGGCATCGTCTTCTGGCTGGACTCGTTCGAGGTCTTCGAGCCCGCGTTCAAGTACCTCCCGCCGGTCATCTGGGCCTACTTCGTGCCCATGCTGTGCACCACCGTCGGCCTCACCCCGGCCGAGAGCCCGGTGTACGACTGGATGTCGGCCTACCTGCTGCCCTTCTCGCTTTTCCTCCTCATGGTCACGGTCGACCTGAAGGCCATCCTCCGCCTGGGGCCGATGGCGCTGTTCATGATGTGCGCGGGAACGCTCGGCATCATCGTGGGCGGGCCGGTCGTGTTCGCGCTGTTCGGCCCGTTCTTCGAGGACCCGGTGGCCTGGAAAGGGTTTGCCGCGCTCTCGGGAAGCTGGATCGGGGGCACGGCCAACATGGTGGCGATGAAGCAGAGCTTCGGCACCCCCGACAGCACGCTCGGGCCGCTCCTGGTGGTAGACGTGGTGGCCGGGTACGGCTGGATGGGCGTGCTCATCTTCCTGAGCGCCTACCAGGCCCACTTCGACGACTGGATCCAGGCGGACACGTCGGCGATGGACCGCCTGAACGAGAAGATGAAAAACATGGAGGACCAGCTGCGGCCCGTCACCCTGCGCGACCTCGCGTTGATGATCGGCCTCGCCCTCGCCGCTACAGTAGCGGCTAAGACCATCGGGGCTACGATGCCGGAAATCGGCACTGCGGACGCCACCGTCATCAGTACGGACACCTGGGCGATTCTCCTCGTGGTGACGGGCGGGCTTCTGCTCTCGTTCACTCCCCTCCAGGAGATGGAGAACGCGGGGGCGTCCCGGCTCGGCTACTTCGCGCTGTACCTGCTCCTCACGTCCATCGGCGCGAAGGCCGACCTCGCCGCCGTGCTGGACGTCCCCCTGTACCTGCTGGCGGGGGTCTTGTGGATCCTCATCCACATCGCCTTCCTGCTGGCCGCCGCCCGGATGGTGAAGGCTCCCCTCTTCTTCGTCGCCACCGGCAGCATGGCCAACGTGGGCGGGGCCGCCAGCGCCCCCATCGTGGCGGGCGTCTACCTGCCGGCAATGGCGCCTGTGGGCCTGCTCATGGGCGTGGCCGGCTACATTCTAGGCATCTACGCCGCGCTCGGCTGTGGCTGGCTGATCGGGCTCGTGGCGGTGTGA
- the lgt gene encoding prolipoprotein diacylglyceryl transferase, whose product MLLQIHWDVDPTIFRWGVLAPRWYGLLFALGFLIGFYLMRHVFEREGKPEEDLDYLLFYLLGGTIFGARLGHILFYAPGYYFSNPLEIPMIQRGGLASHGGLIGVVLAIWLYCRRREDQPFLWLLDRLAAPVALTGSLIRLGNFFNSEILGVPTDLPWGVVFERAARVRRGIEAVPLHPVQLYESICYFLVFGLLWRLYQQQGAETPRGQLVGLFFTLIFGVRIVLEFFKMRQIHFEAALPMGLSMGQLLSVPAVAVGLWLWQRASTPSSSPARA is encoded by the coding sequence ATGCTCCTGCAGATCCACTGGGATGTCGACCCGACGATTTTTCGTTGGGGCGTTCTCGCCCCGCGCTGGTACGGCCTTCTATTCGCGCTGGGCTTCCTGATCGGCTTCTACCTGATGCGGCACGTCTTCGAGCGGGAGGGCAAGCCGGAGGAAGACCTCGACTACCTGCTGTTTTATCTGCTGGGGGGGACGATCTTCGGGGCCCGCCTCGGACACATTCTGTTTTACGCGCCGGGGTACTACTTCAGCAATCCGCTCGAAATTCCCATGATCCAGCGGGGCGGGCTCGCCAGCCACGGGGGCCTCATCGGCGTCGTGCTGGCCATTTGGCTTTACTGCCGGCGCCGCGAGGACCAGCCATTCCTGTGGCTGCTCGACCGCCTGGCCGCCCCGGTCGCACTTACCGGCAGCCTCATCCGCCTCGGCAACTTCTTCAACTCCGAAATTCTGGGCGTGCCCACCGACCTGCCCTGGGGCGTGGTTTTCGAGCGCGCAGCCCGGGTGCGGCGGGGCATTGAGGCGGTCCCCCTCCATCCCGTGCAGCTCTACGAGTCGATCTGCTACTTCCTCGTCTTCGGGCTCCTGTGGCGCCTCTATCAGCAGCAGGGGGCCGAGACCCCACGGGGACAGCTGGTGGGGCTGTTCTTCACGCTGATCTTTGGCGTCCGCATCGTGCTGGAATTCTTTAAGATGCGGCAGATCCACTTCGAGGCGGCACTGCCGATGGGGCTTAGCATGGGCCAATTGCTCAGCGTGCCCGCCGTGGCGGTGGGCCTTTGGCTGTGGCAGCGGGCCTCCACTCCCTCCTCGTCCCCCGCTCGTGCCTGA
- a CDS encoding citrate synthase has protein sequence MASSVPSDTSVLFATDHGSVERTTQGRVRLRFGGTSWILASSDVPGLRDTTRSLASEVYHCERDCRWQLRVDGHPTVVLDSDEVLRLDALLDGAVTMLELDAILDGASISRPVVA, from the coding sequence ATGGCTTCTTCCGTTCCGTCCGACACGTCCGTTCTCTTTGCGACCGATCACGGCTCCGTGGAGCGCACGACGCAGGGCCGCGTCCGCCTGCGGTTCGGGGGCACGAGCTGGATTCTGGCATCGTCGGACGTGCCGGGCCTGCGCGACACCACGCGATCGCTGGCGAGTGAAGTCTACCACTGCGAGCGCGACTGTCGGTGGCAGCTCCGGGTGGACGGACACCCCACGGTCGTGCTGGACTCCGACGAGGTGCTCCGGCTCGATGCCCTGCTCGACGGGGCGGTGACGATGCTCGAGCTCGACGCCATTCTGGACGGTGCGTCCATTTCCCGGCCGGTCGTGGCGTAG
- the argS gene encoding arginine--tRNA ligase, which produces MKDYLRTQIRRVLDALGDVPDDFEIELEAPDRPEHGDLATNTALRLASVLGDNPRSIAETLAERLRERVDPARIKSVEVAGPGFVNFRFAQDYLFDGLADLLAQGDTFGQTDAGAGERALVEYVSANPTGPLNVGHGRNAVLGDTIANLLAWTGYDVTREYYYNDAGRQMRVLAQSVRARYEALAGNVPTTTLTLDDDTTVEVPETFPEDGYLGQYIVEIAQALYDEHGDALCATDDLAPFRAAAETAIFGDIEATLRALNIDMDGYANEQALHDEGRVDAVLDGLADAGYTYEEDGALWFKTTEFGTEDDTVLVKQTGEPTYRTPDIAYHTAKFERGFDLMVDVFGADHHAAYPDVLSALDVLGYDTDRVDVILYQFVTLVRGDEPVKMSTRRANYVTLDDLIEQVGADVTRFFFLMRSPDTHLNFDLELAEEESEKNPVFYLQYAHARICSVLDKAEEVGFSHDEDADLALLTHEDEIALIKELLRFPRELQNAADARAPHFVPNYLRDVATAFSQFYDNCRIIGEEQELASARMRLALAAKTVLKNGLTVLGISAPRQM; this is translated from the coding sequence ATGAAAGACTACCTCCGAACGCAGATCCGCCGTGTGCTCGACGCCCTGGGCGACGTGCCGGACGACTTCGAGATCGAGCTTGAGGCGCCGGACCGCCCGGAGCACGGCGACCTGGCCACGAACACGGCCCTCCGCCTCGCCAGCGTGCTCGGCGACAACCCGCGGTCCATCGCCGAAACCCTGGCGGAGCGGCTGCGGGAACGCGTCGACCCGGCTCGCATCAAGAGCGTGGAGGTGGCGGGGCCCGGCTTCGTCAATTTCCGCTTCGCGCAGGACTACCTCTTCGACGGGCTCGCCGACCTCCTGGCACAGGGCGACACGTTCGGGCAGACGGACGCCGGGGCCGGGGAGCGCGCACTGGTCGAGTACGTGAGCGCCAATCCCACCGGCCCCCTCAACGTGGGGCACGGCCGCAACGCGGTCCTCGGCGACACGATCGCCAACCTGTTGGCCTGGACCGGCTACGACGTCACGCGCGAGTACTACTACAACGACGCCGGGCGCCAGATGCGCGTGCTCGCCCAGTCGGTCCGGGCCCGCTACGAGGCACTGGCGGGCAACGTCCCCACCACGACCCTCACGCTCGACGACGACACGACCGTGGAGGTGCCCGAGACCTTCCCCGAGGACGGCTACCTCGGGCAGTATATCGTGGAGATTGCCCAGGCCCTCTACGACGAGCACGGGGACGCCCTCTGCGCCACCGACGACCTGGCGCCGTTCCGGGCGGCCGCGGAGACGGCCATTTTCGGCGACATCGAGGCCACCCTCCGCGCCCTCAACATCGACATGGACGGCTATGCCAACGAGCAGGCCCTCCACGACGAAGGGCGGGTCGACGCGGTGCTCGACGGCCTCGCCGACGCCGGCTACACCTACGAGGAAGACGGCGCGCTCTGGTTCAAAACCACCGAGTTCGGCACGGAGGACGACACGGTGCTCGTGAAGCAGACCGGCGAGCCCACGTACCGCACCCCCGACATCGCCTACCACACCGCCAAGTTCGAGCGCGGCTTCGACCTCATGGTCGATGTCTTTGGGGCCGACCACCACGCCGCCTACCCGGACGTGCTGAGCGCCCTGGACGTGCTCGGCTACGACACGGACCGGGTCGACGTGATTCTCTACCAGTTCGTCACGCTCGTGCGGGGCGACGAGCCCGTCAAGATGAGCACCCGCCGCGCCAACTACGTCACGCTCGACGACCTCATCGAACAGGTAGGGGCGGACGTGACGCGCTTTTTCTTCCTGATGCGCTCTCCCGATACGCACCTCAACTTTGACCTGGAGCTGGCGGAGGAGGAGAGCGAGAAGAATCCTGTTTTCTACCTGCAGTACGCCCACGCCCGCATCTGCTCGGTGCTCGACAAGGCCGAGGAGGTGGGCTTCTCCCACGACGAGGACGCCGACCTCGCCCTGCTGACCCACGAGGACGAGATTGCCCTCATCAAGGAGCTGCTCCGCTTTCCGCGGGAACTACAGAACGCCGCGGACGCGCGGGCGCCGCACTTCGTCCCCAACTACCTGCGGGACGTGGCGACCGCCTTCTCGCAGTTCTACGACAACTGTCGCATTATTGGGGAAGAGCAGGAACTGGCGTCGGCCCGCATGCGGCTTGCACTGGCCGCAAAGACGGTCCTCAAGAACGGGCTCACGGTGCTCGGCATCTCCGCCCCCCGACAGATGTGA
- a CDS encoding tetratricopeptide repeat protein, which translates to MIAYHRLFGAFLICMTGIIGGAGPLHAQTVELLYEEGGVFGDARRVTIGHADEKGTVPPDTSVVRASDRVYFAVRPAGDWTFDPDDKQTLQNITPVQDASALVPETLTLVGGEGGARAAVMSMPKSRIDWFAPVTFRHTIDTTSGLSLREQYAPAYPFLRRAYQEGQRHLNVGRPLRAIRALRPFHGPETPSFSFVDEAKALLDTASTQVLDEARSRFRTLRRDLVSEPDAAGLARLDSFRVRLDSIRPALVSYAEARAETDLPVQNRIETLVHSADQLYSDVRSTYRRETLRIFLRGTYDNPRLRLYLAALTQLLVTPDSAFAVSTPQVDPLQPAALDSPRHAELQRRLRSEGWAAGFREVVRLVNENIRERNEVFGAEIMKSLRLRRPAAPQPYFEVIAAMNARLAEDQTRFADAWGRALEKVTDVSLLNDLQRWRLASRIAPGTVPERALRLAEEARSHRRAGRLGAANARLQLAARLAEPYAPLYYELGELKQAQGDTLRAREDFRRARALASAYAPPEVKMLRQLLAQQKYERALTRADSLLQEQSYWLLYLPKARALLGMNRHAEARRVLRGRCEPLNDESHALYALLAEAYAGMDVWEGVRWAVQQAEALRPRRSAFVERVSAVRATATERGLSLTKAAGDSISAEELRRRADTTRGIRTQDRNRPQDD; encoded by the coding sequence ATGATTGCCTACCACCGACTCTTCGGGGCTTTCCTGATCTGCATGACGGGAATCATTGGGGGGGCCGGTCCCCTCCACGCCCAAACTGTAGAGCTCCTGTACGAGGAGGGCGGTGTGTTCGGCGACGCGCGGCGCGTGACCATCGGCCACGCCGACGAAAAGGGCACGGTCCCGCCAGATACGAGCGTCGTCCGGGCGTCAGACCGGGTCTATTTTGCAGTCCGGCCGGCTGGGGACTGGACGTTCGACCCCGACGACAAACAAACCTTGCAGAATATCACTCCGGTGCAGGACGCCTCGGCACTCGTCCCCGAGACCCTGACGCTAGTCGGAGGAGAGGGGGGGGCGCGTGCTGCGGTCATGTCGATGCCCAAGTCACGGATCGATTGGTTCGCCCCGGTCACGTTCCGCCACACGATCGACACGACGAGCGGGCTTTCGCTGAGGGAGCAGTACGCCCCAGCGTATCCGTTCCTCCGGCGGGCCTATCAGGAGGGGCAACGGCACCTGAACGTCGGCAGGCCCCTCCGTGCCATTAGGGCCCTCCGCCCGTTCCACGGCCCCGAAACCCCGTCGTTTTCGTTCGTAGACGAGGCAAAGGCGCTTCTCGACACCGCCAGCACGCAGGTTCTCGACGAGGCCCGGTCGCGGTTTCGAACGCTACGGCGGGACCTCGTGTCCGAGCCCGACGCCGCGGGGCTCGCCCGCCTCGACTCGTTTCGCGTGCGCCTCGATTCGATCCGGCCGGCTCTGGTCTCCTACGCCGAAGCGAGGGCGGAAACGGACCTGCCGGTCCAGAACCGAATCGAAACCCTCGTCCACTCCGCCGACCAACTCTACTCCGACGTCCGCAGCACCTATCGCCGAGAAACCCTGCGCATTTTCCTGCGCGGAACGTACGACAATCCGAGACTCCGCCTCTACCTCGCCGCCTTGACACAACTGCTCGTCACTCCAGACTCAGCCTTCGCGGTCTCAACCCCGCAGGTCGATCCCCTTCAGCCAGCGGCGCTTGACAGCCCGCGCCACGCCGAGTTGCAGCGTCGACTCCGGTCCGAAGGCTGGGCCGCAGGCTTTCGGGAGGTCGTCCGCCTCGTAAATGAGAACATCCGGGAGCGGAACGAGGTCTTCGGGGCGGAAATTATGAAAAGCCTTCGACTGCGACGGCCGGCGGCGCCCCAGCCCTACTTCGAAGTCATTGCGGCGATGAATGCACGCCTCGCCGAGGACCAGACGCGGTTCGCCGACGCGTGGGGCCGAGCGCTGGAAAAGGTGACCGACGTTTCCCTCCTAAATGATTTGCAGCGATGGCGATTGGCCAGCCGGATCGCCCCGGGCACCGTCCCGGAGCGGGCCTTGCGGCTCGCAGAGGAGGCCCGTTCCCACCGGCGGGCCGGCCGACTCGGCGCCGCAAACGCCCGCCTCCAACTGGCTGCACGGCTGGCCGAGCCGTACGCCCCCCTGTACTACGAGCTGGGAGAGCTCAAGCAGGCGCAGGGGGACACGTTGAGGGCCCGGGAAGATTTCAGACGGGCACGTGCCCTGGCCAGCGCGTACGCCCCGCCGGAGGTAAAAATGCTCCGTCAGTTGTTGGCGCAGCAGAAGTACGAGCGGGCCTTGACGCGGGCCGACTCGCTCCTACAGGAGCAATCGTACTGGCTGTTGTATCTGCCGAAGGCGCGGGCCCTGTTGGGGATGAATCGGCACGCCGAGGCGCGTCGGGTGCTTCGGGGGCGCTGCGAGCCCCTCAACGACGAGAGCCATGCCCTGTACGCGCTTCTTGCGGAGGCCTACGCCGGCATGGATGTCTGGGAGGGGGTCCGGTGGGCCGTGCAGCAGGCCGAAGCGCTACGGCCGCGCCGCTCAGCGTTTGTGGAGCGGGTGTCGGCGGTGCGCGCCACGGCCACCGAGCGGGGCCTCTCCCTCACCAAGGCGGCAGGGGACTCGATAAGTGCCGAGGAGCTCCGCCGGCGTGCCGACACGACGCGGGGGATTCGGACCCAAGACCGAAACCGACCACAGGACGACTGA
- a CDS encoding cupin domain-containing protein, producing MPVHSFDALDRSEKMPGYLGAFLHGENMTVTSWEVEAGASFPEHSHPHEQISIVVAGEFELTIDGTTEPLTPGRVAVIPPDTPHSGRAVTACEILDVFSPVREDYQ from the coding sequence ATGCCTGTTCATTCCTTCGACGCCCTCGACCGCTCCGAGAAGATGCCCGGGTACCTGGGCGCGTTTCTGCACGGCGAGAACATGACCGTGACGAGCTGGGAGGTCGAGGCCGGCGCATCCTTTCCCGAGCACAGCCACCCCCACGAGCAGATCTCGATCGTCGTGGCGGGGGAGTTCGAGCTTACGATCGACGGCACGACCGAACCCCTAACGCCGGGCCGCGTCGCCGTCATTCCGCCCGACACGCCCCACTCGGGCCGCGCCGTCACCGCGTGCGAGATCCTCGACGTGTTCAGCCCCGTCCGGGAGGACTACCAGTAA